A window of the Agrococcus jejuensis genome harbors these coding sequences:
- the ybeY gene encoding rRNA maturation RNase YbeY codes for MSVDVLNESGVAVDEARLARLVAFDLEALFVHSEAEVSVVLVEVAAMEQLHVQWMDEPGPTDVLSFPMDELRPGTSEKPTPAGLLGDIVLCPAVAETQAAEAGHSLMAELELLTTHGMLHLLGFDHAEPAERDEMFALQDELLLRFRAADA; via the coding sequence ATGAGCGTCGACGTGCTGAACGAGTCGGGCGTCGCCGTCGACGAGGCGAGGCTCGCACGCCTCGTCGCGTTCGACCTCGAGGCGCTGTTCGTGCACTCGGAGGCCGAGGTGAGCGTCGTGCTCGTCGAGGTCGCCGCGATGGAGCAGCTGCACGTGCAGTGGATGGACGAGCCCGGTCCCACCGACGTGCTGTCGTTCCCCATGGACGAGCTGCGACCCGGCACGTCCGAGAAGCCGACGCCCGCGGGCCTGCTCGGCGACATCGTGCTGTGCCCGGCCGTCGCCGAGACGCAGGCCGCCGAGGCCGGGCACTCGCTCATGGCCGAGCTCGAGCTGCTCACGACCCACGGCATGCTGCACCTGCTGGGCTTCGACCACGCCGAGCCCGCAGAGCGCGACGAGATGTTCGCGCTGCAGGACGAGCTGCTGCTGCGCTTCCGAGCCGCCGATGCTTGA
- a CDS encoding PhoH family protein, protein MVRLLGPQDRLLTRLEREYPDVTVAVRGNQVTLDGDAEQVEQSERLVRELVDLVANGADLGQSEVGEGARLIREDSPKTLADVAGDAILTTGRKSIRAKTEGQRAYVDAIGEHTIVFGIGPAGTGKTYLAMAKAVQALQRREVQRIILTRPAVEAGERLGFLPGTLTDKIDPYLRPLYDALNEMMDPELVPKLLATGVVEVAPLAYMRGRTLNDAFVVLDEAQNTTPEQMKMFLTRLGFGSRMVVTGDITQIDLPEGTSGLQVASRVLGGIDDIHFSQLTSADVVRHTLVGRIVDAYTAHEARVMAQEGGTREQRREHLQRKGRR, encoded by the coding sequence ATGGTGCGGCTGCTCGGGCCGCAGGACCGGCTGCTGACGCGGCTCGAGCGCGAGTACCCCGACGTCACCGTCGCCGTGCGCGGCAACCAGGTGACGCTCGACGGCGACGCCGAGCAGGTCGAGCAGTCGGAGCGGCTCGTGCGCGAGCTCGTCGACCTCGTCGCGAACGGCGCCGACCTCGGCCAGTCCGAGGTCGGCGAGGGGGCGCGCCTCATCCGCGAGGACTCGCCGAAGACCCTCGCCGACGTCGCGGGCGACGCGATCCTCACGACCGGGCGCAAGAGCATCCGCGCCAAGACCGAGGGCCAGCGCGCCTACGTCGATGCCATCGGCGAGCACACGATCGTGTTCGGCATCGGCCCCGCAGGTACGGGCAAGACGTACCTCGCGATGGCGAAGGCCGTGCAGGCGCTGCAGCGCCGCGAGGTGCAGCGCATCATCCTCACGCGCCCCGCCGTCGAGGCCGGCGAGCGCCTCGGCTTCCTGCCGGGCACGCTCACCGACAAGATCGACCCGTACCTGCGACCGCTGTACGACGCGCTCAACGAGATGATGGATCCCGAGCTCGTGCCGAAGCTGCTCGCGACGGGCGTCGTCGAGGTCGCGCCGCTCGCCTACATGCGCGGCCGCACGCTCAACGACGCGTTCGTCGTGCTCGACGAGGCGCAGAACACGACGCCCGAGCAGATGAAGATGTTCCTCACGCGCCTCGGCTTCGGCTCGCGCATGGTCGTGACGGGCGACATCACGCAGATCGACCTGCCGGAGGGCACGAGCGGCCTGCAGGTCGCGAGCCGCGTGCTCGGCGGCATCGACGACATCCACTTCTCGCAGCTCACGAGCGCCGACGTCGTGCGGCACACGCTCGTGGGCCGCATCGTCGACGCCTACACGGCGCACGAGGCGCGCGTGATGGCACAGGAGGGCGGCACGCGCGAGCAGCGCCGCGAGCATCTGCAGCGGAAGGGCCGACGATGA
- a CDS encoding HIT domain-containing protein, with protein MAEPTIFERIVAREIPAEIVLEDDEIIAFADIAPKAELHVLVVPKTARYRDVVELAAGDPDLLAAMVRAAKAIALERADGDFRLVFNTGELAGQTVFHVHAHVLAGADLTEESLA; from the coding sequence ATGGCAGAGCCCACCATCTTCGAGCGCATCGTCGCGCGTGAGATCCCCGCCGAGATCGTGCTCGAGGACGACGAGATCATCGCGTTCGCCGACATCGCGCCCAAGGCCGAGCTGCACGTGCTCGTCGTGCCGAAGACCGCGCGGTATCGCGACGTCGTCGAGCTCGCCGCCGGCGACCCCGACCTGCTCGCGGCCATGGTGCGCGCCGCGAAGGCCATCGCGCTCGAGCGCGCCGACGGCGACTTCCGCCTCGTGTTCAACACGGGCGAGCTCGCCGGCCAGACCGTCTTCCACGTCCACGCCCACGTGCTCGCGGGCGCCGACCTCACCGAGGAGTCCCTTGCCTGA
- a CDS encoding 16S rRNA (uracil(1498)-N(3))-methyltransferase: protein MAHCYYVDDLDVEAGDRVVLGPEDARHAATVSRARVGERVLVADGRGTLCHAEFAEVRPEVVLVVRSVRHEPAPTPRIGLAQALAKGDRAELAIQAATELGVDAIVPWQASRSIVAWRGDKSAKALARWRTIVREAGKQSLRAHVPEVLEVVDTTALAALASTWRLVVLDPTGDATLSTLEPDGRDMLLVVGPEGGIAPDELERLGGERVRMGPHVVRTSTAGPAAIAALAARWRW, encoded by the coding sequence ATGGCGCATTGCTACTACGTCGACGACCTCGACGTCGAGGCGGGGGACCGCGTGGTCCTCGGACCCGAGGATGCGCGCCATGCCGCGACGGTGAGCCGCGCACGGGTGGGCGAGCGCGTGCTCGTGGCCGACGGCCGCGGCACGCTGTGCCACGCGGAGTTCGCCGAGGTGCGTCCGGAGGTCGTGCTCGTCGTGCGCTCGGTGCGTCACGAGCCGGCGCCGACGCCGCGCATCGGCCTCGCGCAGGCGCTCGCGAAGGGCGACCGCGCCGAGCTCGCGATCCAGGCTGCGACCGAGCTCGGCGTCGACGCGATCGTGCCGTGGCAGGCGTCGCGGTCGATCGTCGCCTGGAGGGGCGACAAGAGCGCGAAGGCGCTCGCGCGCTGGCGCACCATCGTGCGCGAGGCGGGCAAGCAGTCGCTGCGCGCCCACGTGCCCGAGGTGCTCGAGGTCGTCGACACGACGGCCCTCGCGGCGCTCGCGTCGACGTGGCGCCTCGTGGTGCTCGACCCGACAGGCGACGCGACGCTGTCGACGCTCGAGCCCGACGGCCGCGACATGCTGCTCGTCGTCGGGCCAGAGGGCGGCATCGCACCCGACGAGCTCGAGCGGCTCGGCGGCGAGCGCGTGCGCATGGGACCGCACGTCGTGCGCACCTCGACCGCAGGGCCGGCGGCGATCGCGGCCCTCGCGGCCCGGTGGCGCTGGTGA
- a CDS encoding DnaJ C-terminal domain-containing protein codes for MSDHYEVLGVPREASQDEIKRAYRKLARQLHPDVNPSDEASERFKSVTHAYDVLSDPQSRADYDRGPQQAGFGLGDIFEQFFGGAGRQQGPRPRRRPGQDSLLRIELDLHDVVFGVHRDLRVQTAVLCETCDGRCTAPGTREETCDICKGSGHVQRQVRSLLGNMVTSQPCGSCQGHGTVIPIPCPTCAGHGRVRAERTIPVDVPAGVDTGLRIQLPGQGEVGEAGGEPGTLFLEVHVKHHDVFSRDGDDLLGTLEVSMIDAALGAEATIESIDGPVTVSIEAGAQSADVLTVVGRGVGRLRGSGRGDLKLGVQVATPTKLDRKAQDLLEQLRDRTKPPAPRMAQFQQGLFSKLRDRFLRF; via the coding sequence ATGAGCGATCACTACGAGGTCCTGGGCGTGCCCCGCGAGGCCAGCCAGGACGAGATCAAGCGTGCCTACCGCAAGCTCGCGAGGCAGCTGCATCCCGACGTGAACCCGTCGGACGAGGCGTCCGAGCGCTTCAAGTCGGTGACGCACGCCTACGACGTGCTGTCCGACCCGCAGTCGCGCGCCGACTACGACCGCGGCCCGCAGCAGGCGGGGTTCGGCCTCGGCGACATCTTCGAGCAGTTCTTCGGCGGCGCGGGCAGGCAGCAGGGGCCGCGGCCCAGGCGACGCCCGGGCCAGGACTCGCTGCTGCGCATCGAGCTCGACCTGCACGACGTCGTCTTCGGCGTGCACCGCGACCTGCGCGTGCAGACGGCCGTGCTGTGCGAGACGTGCGACGGCCGCTGCACGGCGCCGGGCACGCGCGAGGAGACCTGCGACATCTGCAAGGGCTCCGGCCACGTGCAGCGCCAGGTGCGCTCGCTGCTCGGCAACATGGTGACGAGCCAGCCGTGCGGCTCGTGCCAGGGCCACGGCACCGTCATCCCCATCCCGTGCCCCACGTGCGCCGGTCACGGTCGCGTGCGCGCCGAGCGCACGATCCCGGTCGACGTGCCCGCGGGCGTCGACACGGGCCTGCGCATCCAGCTGCCCGGCCAGGGCGAGGTCGGCGAGGCGGGCGGCGAGCCCGGCACGCTCTTCCTCGAGGTGCACGTCAAGCACCACGACGTCTTCAGCCGCGACGGCGACGACCTGCTCGGCACCCTCGAGGTGTCGATGATCGACGCGGCGCTCGGCGCCGAGGCGACGATCGAGTCGATCGACGGCCCCGTGACGGTGTCGATCGAGGCGGGCGCGCAGAGCGCCGACGTGCTCACGGTCGTCGGCCGCGGCGTCGGCAGGCTGCGCGGCTCGGGTCGCGGCGACCTCAAGCTCGGCGTGCAGGTGGCGACGCCGACGAAGCTCGACCGCAAGGCGCAGGACCTGCTCGAGCAGCTGCGCGACCGCACGAAGCCGCCGGCTCCGCGCATGGCGCAGTTCCAGCAGGGCCTCTTCTCGAAGCTCCGTGATCGGTTCCTGCGCTTCTGA
- the hrcA gene encoding heat-inducible transcriptional repressor HrcA: protein MVTDRGLEVLRAIVQDYVASSEPVGSKSIVERHSFGVSAATIRGDMAQLEEAELIVAPHTSSGRIPTDKGYRVFVDRLQGMQPLSPAQRQAIARFLDEAADLDDVMARSVRLLSQLTNQVALAQYPSVAKARVRRVEVVQVAEARLLLVVILDSGRVEQRMVDAGQQIAAEAAQAIGRALDVAVAGKPTTDAEEALGTVVDAASPAVATATARLVVVLGDVLAPTAGDRLVIAGASHLVRGGADLSGSVTMVLEAIEEQVTLLRLFGEMDAEATAVATRIGREMADGLEQTSIVTGAYGAGGHEAGRVGVLGPTRMDYASNMAAVRAVARYLTRLLDDEER from the coding sequence ATGGTCACGGATCGCGGCCTCGAGGTCCTGCGGGCGATCGTGCAGGACTACGTCGCCTCCAGCGAGCCCGTCGGGTCGAAGTCGATCGTCGAGCGCCACTCCTTCGGGGTGAGCGCCGCGACGATCCGCGGCGACATGGCGCAGCTCGAGGAGGCCGAGCTCATCGTCGCGCCCCACACGTCGTCGGGTCGCATCCCGACCGACAAGGGCTACCGCGTCTTCGTCGACCGGCTGCAGGGCATGCAGCCGCTGTCGCCCGCCCAGCGGCAGGCGATCGCACGCTTCCTCGACGAGGCGGCCGACCTCGACGACGTCATGGCGCGCTCGGTGCGCCTGCTGTCGCAGCTCACGAACCAGGTCGCGCTCGCGCAGTACCCCTCGGTCGCGAAGGCGCGCGTGCGCCGCGTCGAGGTCGTGCAGGTCGCCGAGGCGCGCCTGCTGCTCGTCGTCATCCTCGACTCGGGGCGCGTCGAGCAGCGCATGGTCGACGCCGGCCAGCAGATCGCCGCCGAGGCGGCGCAGGCCATCGGCCGCGCGCTCGACGTCGCCGTCGCCGGCAAGCCCACGACCGACGCCGAGGAGGCGCTCGGCACCGTCGTCGACGCGGCATCGCCTGCCGTCGCGACCGCGACCGCGCGGCTCGTCGTCGTGCTCGGCGACGTGCTGGCGCCCACGGCGGGCGACCGCCTCGTCATCGCCGGCGCCTCGCACCTCGTGCGCGGCGGCGCCGACCTGTCGGGCTCGGTCACGATGGTGCTCGAGGCCATCGAGGAGCAGGTGACCCTGCTGCGCCTGTTCGGCGAGATGGATGCCGAGGCGACGGCCGTCGCGACCCGCATCGGGCGCGAGATGGCCGACGGGCTCGAGCAGACGTCGATCGTGACGGGCGCCTACGGCGCCGGCGGGCACGAGGCTGGCCGCGTCGGCGTGCTCGGCCCCACCCGCATGGACTACGCATCGAACATGGCAGCCGTCCGCGCCGTCGCGCGGTACCTGACGCGGCTGCTCGACGACGAGGAGCGATGA
- a CDS encoding DUF4870 domain-containing protein, with amino-acid sequence MTDPNGPAATPDEPQAPQFGAPTPGAAPAPGQPAQPFSSPAPAPGSVPPAPPAYGAPGQQVPPQQPPAAPPYGAPGQQVPPQQPYGAPQYGAPGQPQYGAPAGAPMSPQDEKQWAMLGHLGGILMWLGPLIVFLVYKDRSAFVRQESKEALNFQILMTIGLVGLLVIGTITSVIGVGLILLGLAWVPSVIGIIFAIIGAVRVNGGGSYRYPFNWRIIK; translated from the coding sequence ATGACCGACCCCAACGGCCCCGCGGCCACGCCGGACGAGCCGCAGGCTCCGCAGTTCGGCGCCCCCACCCCGGGCGCAGCCCCGGCGCCGGGCCAGCCCGCGCAGCCCTTCTCCAGCCCCGCACCGGCTCCCGGCTCCGTGCCGCCGGCGCCGCCCGCCTACGGCGCACCCGGCCAGCAGGTGCCGCCGCAGCAGCCGCCCGCCGCTCCCCCGTACGGTGCGCCCGGCCAGCAGGTGCCGCCGCAGCAGCCCTACGGCGCTCCGCAGTACGGCGCCCCCGGCCAGCCGCAGTACGGCGCCCCGGCCGGCGCGCCCATGTCGCCGCAGGATGAGAAGCAGTGGGCGATGCTCGGCCACCTCGGCGGCATCCTCATGTGGCTCGGCCCGCTCATCGTCTTCCTCGTCTACAAGGACCGCAGCGCGTTCGTGCGGCAGGAGTCGAAGGAGGCGCTGAACTTCCAGATCCTCATGACGATCGGGCTCGTGGGTCTGCTCGTCATCGGCACGATCACGAGCGTCATCGGCGTCGGCCTCATCCTGCTCGGCCTCGCCTGGGTGCCGTCGGTCATCGGCATCATCTTCGCGATCATCGGCGCCGTGCGCGTCAACGGCGGCGGCTCGTACCGCTACCCGTTCAACTGGCGCATCATCAAGTAG
- the hemW gene encoding radical SAM family heme chaperone HemW, with product MGQLPDGDAAPVDGALPASAAPGAAERGFGAYLHVPFCRVRCGYCDFNTYTSTELRGAKQADYADQAIAEVRLAGRVLDDLAAHDAAVRRPLSTVFVGGGTPTLLPPGDLGRMLAAVRDEWGLAEGTEVTTEANPDSVDADDLRVLADAGFTRVSFGMQSAVPHVLATLDRTHDPARVPLVVQWAKDAGLDVSVDLIYGTPGESLDDWQRSLDAALSYDVDHLSAYALIVEDGTALARRIRRGEIAPVDDDLHAAMYEAADASLGAAGYDWYEVSNWARGGAVSRHNLSYWLGHDWWGIGPGAHSHVGGVRWWNVKHPAAYAQRLAAGESPALAREVLDDDTRRVERVLLETRIRAGLPIEALDADGRAAVAGLIAEGLVDGASALRGRVVPTDRGRLLADTVVRRLTAST from the coding sequence ATGGGGCAGCTGCCCGACGGCGACGCAGCGCCGGTCGACGGCGCGCTGCCCGCATCCGCCGCCCCGGGTGCCGCGGAGCGCGGCTTCGGCGCGTACCTGCACGTGCCGTTCTGCCGCGTGCGCTGCGGCTACTGCGACTTCAACACGTACACGTCGACCGAGCTGCGCGGCGCGAAGCAAGCGGACTACGCCGACCAGGCGATCGCCGAGGTGCGCCTCGCCGGCCGCGTGCTCGACGACCTCGCCGCGCACGACGCCGCCGTGCGGCGCCCCCTCTCGACGGTGTTCGTCGGCGGTGGCACGCCCACGCTGCTGCCGCCTGGCGACCTCGGTCGCATGCTCGCGGCCGTGCGCGACGAGTGGGGCCTCGCCGAGGGCACCGAGGTGACGACGGAGGCGAATCCCGACTCCGTCGACGCCGATGACCTGCGCGTGCTCGCCGACGCCGGCTTCACGCGCGTGAGCTTCGGCATGCAGTCGGCCGTGCCGCACGTGCTCGCGACCCTCGACCGCACGCACGACCCCGCCCGCGTGCCCCTCGTGGTGCAGTGGGCGAAGGATGCGGGGCTCGACGTGAGCGTCGACCTCATCTACGGCACGCCGGGCGAGTCGCTCGACGACTGGCAGCGCTCGCTCGACGCCGCGCTGTCGTACGACGTCGACCACCTGTCGGCCTACGCGCTCATCGTCGAGGACGGCACGGCCCTCGCCCGTCGCATCCGCCGCGGCGAGATCGCACCCGTCGACGACGACCTGCACGCCGCGATGTACGAGGCTGCGGATGCGTCGCTCGGCGCCGCGGGCTACGACTGGTACGAGGTGTCGAACTGGGCGCGCGGCGGCGCCGTGTCGCGGCACAACCTGTCGTACTGGCTCGGCCACGACTGGTGGGGCATCGGGCCCGGCGCGCACAGCCACGTCGGCGGCGTGCGCTGGTGGAACGTCAAGCATCCGGCGGCCTACGCCCAGCGCCTCGCGGCGGGGGAGTCGCCTGCGCTCGCGCGCGAGGTGCTCGACGACGACACGCGCCGCGTCGAGCGGGTGCTGCTCGAGACGCGCATCCGCGCCGGGCTGCCGATCGAGGCGCTCGACGCCGACGGCCGCGCGGCCGTCGCCGGGCTCATCGCCGAGGGGCTCGTCGACGGCGCCTCGGCGCTGCGTGGTCGCGTCGTGCCGACGGATCGCGGCCGGCTACTCGCCGACACGGTCGTGCGCCGCCTCACCGCCTCGACATGA
- a CDS encoding DUF1990 family protein, which translates to MQDLAGRPANYGIIGATAHFDFDRFPPKGYELVSKRSRIGHGRARYDAAVAGLRTWRVQRLSGIEVDVQPTVDQSTYRPVGFEGKDPARAASTEAQQVFAADGEPFLQPGDSAMQRIRVGLLQIHAPIRVIAVEDEATTHAVIFGSLEGHPEAGEERMLVELADDDSVFFHLRVLSRPQAWWARLGGPVTQRIQRQYHARYLDALRRIRVD; encoded by the coding sequence GTGCAGGATCTTGCCGGGAGGCCGGCGAACTACGGCATCATCGGGGCGACCGCGCACTTCGACTTCGACCGGTTCCCGCCGAAGGGCTACGAGCTCGTCTCGAAGCGCTCGCGCATCGGCCACGGTCGCGCCCGCTACGACGCGGCCGTCGCAGGCCTGCGCACGTGGCGCGTGCAGCGTCTCAGCGGCATCGAGGTCGACGTGCAGCCGACCGTCGACCAGTCGACGTACCGGCCCGTCGGGTTCGAGGGCAAGGATCCGGCACGGGCGGCGTCGACCGAGGCGCAGCAGGTGTTCGCGGCCGACGGCGAGCCGTTCCTGCAGCCCGGCGACTCCGCGATGCAGCGCATCCGCGTGGGTCTGCTGCAGATCCACGCGCCCATCCGCGTCATCGCGGTCGAGGACGAGGCGACGACGCACGCCGTGATCTTCGGCTCGCTCGAGGGCCACCCGGAGGCGGGCGAGGAGCGGATGCTCGTCGAGCTCGCCGACGACGACTCCGTCTTCTTCCACCTGCGCGTGCTCTCGCGCCCGCAGGCGTGGTGGGCGAGGCTGGGCGGTCCCGTGACGCAGCGCATCCAGCGGCAGTACCACGCGCGCTACCTCGACGCGCTGCGCCGCATCCGCGTCGACTGA
- the lepA gene encoding translation elongation factor 4, producing the protein MPRSSTALEPASTAPERIRNFCIIAHIDHGKSTLADRMLQLTGVVDARAMRAQYLDRMDIERERGITIKSQAVRMPWDVDGETFALNMIDTPGHVDFTYEVSRSLAACEGAILLVDAAQGIEAQTLANLYLAMSNDLEIIPVLNKIDLPAADPEKYAAEIAGLIGGDPADVLRVSGKTGEGVEALLDRVVGTIPAPKGEVDAPARAMIFDSVYDSYRGVVTYVRMVDGTLSPREKIQMMSTGSTHELLEIGVSSPEPIASKGLSVGEVGYLITGVKDVRQSKVGDTVTTSRKPATEALQGYADPKPMVFSGLYPIDGSDYPDLREALDKLKLSDAALVYEPETSVALGFGFRVGFLGLLHLEIISERLQREFGLDLIATAPSVVYEVRTEAKQSVIVTNPSEFPEGKIDGVVEPVVNATVLAPKDYVGTIMDLCQTRRGTLQGMEYLSEDRVELRYRLPLGEIVFDFFDQLKSRTQGYASLDYEVDGTQEADLVKVDILLQGEQVDAFSAIVHREKAYAYGTLMAGKLRELIPRQQFEVPIQAAIGARIIARETIRAIRKDVLAKCYGGDITRKRKLLEKQKEGKKRMKMVGRVEVPQEAFIAALSTGERKES; encoded by the coding sequence GTGCCCCGCTCGTCCACCGCCCTCGAGCCCGCCTCGACCGCGCCCGAGCGCATCCGCAACTTCTGCATCATCGCGCACATCGACCACGGCAAGTCGACGCTCGCCGACCGCATGCTGCAGCTGACGGGCGTCGTCGACGCGCGTGCCATGCGGGCGCAGTACCTCGACCGCATGGACATCGAGCGCGAGCGCGGCATCACGATCAAGTCGCAGGCCGTGCGCATGCCGTGGGACGTCGACGGCGAGACCTTCGCGCTCAACATGATCGACACCCCCGGTCACGTGGACTTCACGTACGAGGTGTCGCGTTCGCTCGCCGCGTGCGAGGGCGCGATCCTGCTCGTCGACGCCGCGCAGGGCATCGAGGCCCAGACGCTCGCGAACCTGTACCTCGCGATGTCGAACGACCTCGAGATCATCCCCGTGCTCAACAAGATCGACCTGCCCGCGGCCGACCCCGAGAAGTACGCGGCCGAGATCGCTGGCCTCATCGGCGGCGACCCCGCCGACGTGCTGCGCGTCTCCGGCAAGACGGGCGAGGGCGTCGAGGCCCTGCTCGACCGCGTCGTCGGCACGATCCCCGCGCCGAAGGGCGAGGTGGATGCACCCGCCCGCGCGATGATCTTCGACTCCGTCTACGACTCGTACCGCGGCGTCGTCACGTACGTCCGCATGGTCGACGGCACGCTGAGCCCGCGCGAGAAGATCCAGATGATGTCGACGGGCTCGACGCACGAGCTGCTCGAGATCGGCGTCTCGAGCCCCGAGCCCATCGCGTCGAAGGGCCTGTCGGTCGGCGAGGTCGGCTACCTCATCACGGGCGTGAAGGACGTGCGCCAGTCGAAGGTCGGCGACACGGTCACGACGTCGCGCAAGCCGGCGACCGAGGCGCTGCAGGGCTACGCCGACCCCAAGCCCATGGTGTTCTCGGGCCTGTACCCGATCGACGGCTCCGACTACCCCGACCTGCGCGAGGCGCTCGACAAGCTGAAGCTCTCGGATGCGGCGCTCGTGTACGAGCCCGAGACGTCGGTCGCGCTCGGATTCGGCTTCCGCGTCGGCTTCCTCGGCCTCCTGCACCTCGAGATCATCTCCGAGCGTCTGCAGCGCGAGTTCGGCCTCGACCTCATCGCGACGGCGCCGAGCGTCGTCTACGAGGTGCGCACGGAGGCGAAGCAGTCGGTGATCGTCACGAACCCGTCGGAGTTCCCCGAGGGCAAGATCGACGGCGTCGTCGAGCCCGTCGTGAACGCGACGGTGCTCGCGCCCAAGGACTACGTCGGCACGATCATGGACCTGTGCCAGACGCGTCGCGGCACGCTGCAGGGCATGGAGTACCTGTCGGAGGACCGCGTCGAGCTGCGCTACCGCCTGCCGCTGGGCGAGATCGTCTTCGACTTCTTCGACCAGCTGAAGTCGCGCACGCAGGGCTACGCATCTCTCGACTACGAGGTCGACGGCACGCAGGAGGCCGACCTCGTGAAGGTCGACATCCTGCTGCAGGGCGAGCAGGTCGACGCGTTCAGCGCGATCGTGCACCGCGAGAAGGCGTACGCGTACGGCACGCTCATGGCGGGCAAGCTGCGCGAGCTCATCCCGCGGCAGCAGTTCGAGGTGCCGATCCAGGCGGCGATCGGCGCGCGCATCATCGCGCGCGAGACGATCCGAGCCATCCGCAAGGACGTGCTCGCGAAGTGCTACGGCGGCGACATCACCCGCAAGCGCAAGCTCCTCGAGAAGCAGAAGGAGGGCAAGAAGCGCATGAAGATGGTCGGTCGCGTCGAGGTCCCCCAGGAGGCGTTCATCGCCGCGCTCTCGACGGGCGAGCGCAAGGAGTCGTAG
- the rpsT gene encoding 30S ribosomal protein S20 — translation MANIKSQIKRILTNEKATQRNRAVKSELRTHVRATKAAITAGDKAAAETALKQATRKLDKAVSKGVIHENQAANRKSSLAKQVAAL, via the coding sequence ATGGCGAACATCAAGTCGCAGATCAAGCGCATCCTCACCAACGAGAAGGCGACGCAGCGCAACCGCGCCGTCAAGAGCGAGCTCCGCACGCACGTGCGCGCCACGAAGGCTGCGATCACGGCCGGCGACAAGGCCGCTGCCGAGACCGCCCTCAAGCAGGCGACGCGCAAGCTCGACAAGGCCGTCTCGAAGGGCGTCATCCACGAGAACCAGGCCGCGAACCGCAAGTCGTCGCTCGCGAAGCAGGTCGCCGCGCTCTGA
- the holA gene encoding DNA polymerase III subunit delta, translated as MPRQMTWDAAAPAPVVLVAGKEEYLAQRAIQRIRSILAHEDPSLEISDIEADQYAPGTLIQLASPSLFGEPRLIRVSRVQATSDAFLEEALAYIAEPVPDTTLVLRHDGSSVRGKKLLDAVRKMHVEVPCLPITKDDARIAFARAEIQAEGRTVTQGALRALAGAFAKDLAELAAACKQLVQDTQGEISDETVREYYAGHVETTAFDVADAVVAGDAAAALVRLRHAIASGADPVPVVAAFAMRFRQLAKVSTNHGPEGQAAKALGMAPWQVRNARRDLQRYSDDRLGRAIALIAETDHAVKGAQRSPMHALERMVRILAS; from the coding sequence ATGCCGAGGCAGATGACGTGGGACGCCGCAGCGCCAGCACCCGTCGTGCTCGTCGCCGGCAAGGAGGAGTACCTCGCGCAGCGCGCGATCCAGCGCATCCGCTCGATCCTCGCGCACGAGGATCCGTCGCTCGAGATCAGCGACATCGAGGCCGACCAGTACGCGCCGGGCACGCTCATCCAGCTCGCGAGCCCCTCCCTGTTCGGCGAGCCGCGGCTCATCCGCGTCTCGCGCGTGCAGGCCACGAGCGACGCCTTCCTCGAGGAGGCGCTGGCGTACATCGCCGAGCCCGTGCCCGACACGACCCTCGTGCTGCGCCACGACGGCTCGAGCGTGCGTGGCAAGAAGCTGCTGGATGCGGTGAGGAAGATGCACGTCGAGGTGCCGTGCCTGCCGATCACGAAGGACGACGCGCGCATCGCCTTCGCACGCGCCGAGATCCAGGCCGAGGGTCGCACCGTGACGCAGGGCGCCCTGCGCGCGCTGGCGGGCGCGTTCGCGAAGGACCTCGCCGAGCTCGCCGCCGCGTGCAAGCAGCTCGTGCAGGACACGCAGGGCGAGATCAGCGACGAGACCGTGCGCGAGTACTACGCGGGGCACGTCGAGACGACGGCGTTCGACGTCGCCGACGCCGTCGTCGCGGGCGACGCCGCCGCGGCGCTCGTGCGCCTGCGCCACGCGATCGCGTCGGGCGCCGACCCCGTGCCGGTGGTCGCCGCGTTCGCGATGCGCTTCCGGCAGCTCGCGAAGGTGTCGACGAACCACGGCCCCGAGGGGCAGGCGGCGAAGGCGCTCGGCATGGCGCCGTGGCAGGTGCGCAACGCGCGCCGCGATCTGCAGCGCTACTCCGACGACCGGCTCGGCCGCGCCATCGCGCTCATCGCCGAGACCGACCACGCCGTCAAGGGCGCGCAGCGCAGCCCCATGCACGCGCTCGAGCGCATGGTGCGCATCCTCGCGTCCTAG